A section of the Pseudomonadota bacterium genome encodes:
- a CDS encoding TspO/MBR family protein: protein MGQRSVANGKTVIAFVAFYALCFIVQSIGAYVTQLSVHDWYPALAKSSLTPPGMVFGIAWTILYLVMAGAATCIYRARGTWRSRSLAWWLIQLLLGLMWSLVFFGQRAIDLGFIIILLNWVAVAFTTYRFFRIERMAGWLMVPLLLWLSFACYLNGFILTHN, encoded by the coding sequence ATGGGCCAGCGGAGCGTTGCAAATGGCAAGACGGTCATCGCCTTCGTAGCGTTTTACGCGCTCTGTTTTATCGTCCAAAGCATCGGCGCGTATGTCACGCAACTCAGTGTGCATGACTGGTATCCGGCACTGGCCAAATCATCGCTTACCCCGCCGGGTATGGTCTTTGGCATCGCATGGACGATCCTTTATCTAGTGATGGCAGGCGCGGCCACCTGCATCTATCGCGCGCGCGGCACATGGCGTTCGCGCAGCCTCGCCTGGTGGCTGATCCAGCTGCTGCTCGGGCTCATGTGGTCGCTGGTCTTCTTCGGCCAGCGCGCGATCGATCTTGGCTTTATCATCATCCTGCTCAATTGGGTGGCTGTCGCGTTCACCACCTACCGCTTCTTCCGTATTGAGCGCATGGCGGGCTGGTTGATGGTGCCGCTGCTGCTGTGGCTGAGCTTCGCCTGCTACCTGAACGGCTTCATCCTGACCCATAACTAG
- a CDS encoding ATP-binding protein, whose protein sequence is MKKNFVPFNTLLKSVLVVTSPALVVLGLDVFLGALSLSQMMYAYGVIFVATGLLIYPFLSNVSALTYYVNEIAQDKRVAAPDLSFLGSAAELSEALKRLQASWDVKKKQMETIITEREILVDTLPDILVMVNDEKKLVRTNRAARAIFGQNLAGKYLKDVIPNRYLLDAISSVINDLKGREIEFRIEDPVVRDFLAIIERFPVPTAGGISTVITMNDITELKSVEQMRADFVANASHELRTPLASIKGFVETLLGPAKDDEPARIEFLKIMLEQSDRMQQLIGDLLSLSKIEMNVHSVPTEPLDLAAVVRKESDTFKRMAAEKNVRLVLNIHDNLPPVKGEANELAQVVHNLVSNAIKYGFADSDVTITARVTTELPQDINMRNLTRVVALSVKDQGEGIPKQHLPRLMERFYRVDSARTRQVGGTGLGLAIVKGIIQRHRGAIVINSVVGEGTSFTMYLPIFEG, encoded by the coding sequence ATGAAGAAAAACTTTGTCCCATTCAACACCCTGCTGAAATCCGTGCTGGTCGTCACCAGCCCGGCGCTGGTGGTGCTGGGCCTCGATGTCTTCCTCGGCGCGCTCAGCCTGTCGCAGATGATGTATGCGTACGGCGTCATTTTCGTTGCCACGGGCTTACTGATTTACCCGTTCCTCTCCAATGTTTCGGCGCTGACCTATTATGTGAACGAAATTGCGCAGGATAAACGGGTCGCCGCGCCCGACCTCAGCTTTCTTGGTTCCGCCGCCGAGCTGTCCGAAGCGCTCAAGCGCCTGCAGGCCAGCTGGGATGTGAAGAAAAAGCAGATGGAAACCATCATCACCGAGCGCGAAATTCTGGTCGATACGCTGCCCGATATTCTGGTGATGGTGAATGACGAGAAGAAGCTGGTGCGCACCAACCGCGCCGCCCGCGCCATATTCGGCCAGAACCTTGCAGGCAAATATCTGAAGGACGTCATCCCCAACCGCTATTTGCTGGATGCGATTTCCTCGGTCATCAACGACCTCAAGGGCCGCGAGATCGAGTTTCGGATCGAAGACCCGGTGGTGCGTGATTTCCTCGCCATCATCGAGCGCTTTCCGGTGCCGACCGCAGGCGGCATTTCGACCGTCATCACCATGAACGACATCACGGAGCTGAAATCCGTCGAGCAGATGCGTGCGGATTTCGTGGCCAATGCCAGCCATGAATTGCGCACGCCGCTGGCCTCCATCAAGGGCTTTGTCGAAACATTGCTCGGGCCCGCGAAGGATGATGAACCGGCGCGGATCGAGTTTCTCAAAATCATGCTGGAACAATCCGACCGCATGCAGCAGCTGATCGGTGATTTGCTCAGCTTAAGCAAAATCGAAATGAACGTGCATTCCGTGCCGACCGAGCCGCTGGACCTGGCGGCGGTGGTGCGCAAGGAGAGCGACACGTTCAAACGCATGGCGGCCGAGAAAAACGTGCGGCTGGTGCTTAACATCCACGATAACCTGCCGCCGGTGAAGGGCGAGGCCAACGAGTTGGCGCAGGTGGTGCATAACCTCGTCAGCAACGCGATCAAATACGGCTTTGCGGATTCGGATGTCACCATCACCGCGCGGGTGACGACCGAGCTGCCGCAGGACATCAACATGCGCAACCTCACGCGGGTGGTCGCGCTCAGCGTCAAGGATCAGGGCGAGGGCATTCCCAAGCAGCATTTGCCGCGGCTGATGGAGCGGTTCTACCGCGTCGATTCGGCGCGCACCCGTCAGGTTGGCGGCACCGGGCTGGGTCTGGCGATCGTCAAGGGTATCATCCAGCGCCATCGCGGTGCCATCGTCATCAATTCGGTGGTGGGTGAGGGCACAAGCTTCACCATGTACCTGCCGATTTTTGAGGGCTGA
- the rplU gene encoding 50S ribosomal protein L21, translated as MYAVIVTGGKQYRVTAGSIIEVEKLEGVVGDVVKIDQVLTLSGDKNLIGSPLVAGALVEATILEQGKADKVLIFKKKRRHNYRRKNGHRQRFTALHITSIALNGAALVTAEARTPKPKATGPAAQAPAAKVSAADKKAAAPKAAKPAAAKKPAAAKKPAAKKAAK; from the coding sequence ATGTACGCAGTGATCGTCACCGGTGGCAAACAATACCGTGTAACCGCAGGCAGCATTATCGAAGTTGAAAAACTCGAAGGCGTCGTCGGCGATGTCGTTAAAATTGATCAGGTTCTGACCCTTTCGGGCGATAAGAACCTCATCGGCAGCCCGCTGGTCGCTGGCGCCCTGGTGGAAGCCACCATCCTGGAGCAAGGCAAAGCCGACAAGGTTTTGATCTTCAAGAAAAAACGCCGTCATAACTACCGTCGCAAAAACGGCCACCGCCAGCGCTTCACCGCGCTGCACATCACCAGCATCGCCCTCAACGGCGCAGCGCTCGTGACCGCCGAGGCCCGCACGCCGAAGCCAAAAGCAACCGGCCCGGCAGCGCAAGCTCCGGCAGCCAAAGTGTCGGCCGCGGATAAAAAAGCTGCTGCACCGAAAGCCGCCAAGCCCGCTGCTGCGAAAAAGCCAGCCGCTGCAAAGAAACCCGCTGCCAAAAAAGCCGCGAAATAA
- the obgE gene encoding GTPase ObgE, with translation MRFIDEAKIYVKSGDGGEGCISFRREKFIPEGGPDGGDGGRGASIIMKAVTGLNTLVDYRFNQHFKGDRGGHGMGKQRYGRAAVDKMLLVPLGTQIFDEDRETLLADFTEENQEIVLAKGGRGGLGNIHFKSSTNQAPRQSVPAGKGEERTLWLKLKLLSDAGLLGLPNAGKSTFLAATSAAKPKIADYPFTTLAPQLGVVSVGDAEFVLADIPGLIEGAAEGKGLGLKFLGHVERCGVLLHLIDGTQEDVVDAYTIVRTELEQYDAELAAKPEIVALNKCDALTEKEIKAKQKALKKACGADVYTISAAARTDLEPLLVTMLQTIIDYRGVQKPPALPFFVTAGGGEE, from the coding sequence ATGCGTTTTATCGATGAAGCTAAAATCTATGTGAAATCCGGCGATGGCGGCGAAGGCTGCATCTCGTTCCGCCGTGAGAAATTCATCCCCGAAGGCGGGCCGGATGGCGGCGATGGCGGGCGCGGCGCCAGCATCATCATGAAGGCGGTGACGGGCCTCAACACGCTGGTCGATTACCGCTTCAACCAGCATTTCAAAGGCGATCGCGGCGGCCACGGCATGGGCAAGCAGCGTTATGGCCGGGCGGCGGTCGATAAAATGCTGCTGGTGCCGCTTGGCACCCAGATTTTCGATGAAGACCGCGAAACATTGCTGGCCGATTTCACCGAGGAAAATCAGGAAATCGTGCTCGCCAAAGGCGGCCGCGGCGGGCTTGGCAACATCCATTTCAAATCCTCCACCAACCAGGCGCCGCGCCAGTCCGTGCCCGCCGGTAAGGGTGAGGAGCGCACGCTGTGGCTCAAGCTGAAACTGCTGTCGGATGCGGGCCTGCTCGGTCTGCCCAACGCAGGCAAATCCACCTTCCTTGCCGCCACCTCGGCGGCGAAACCAAAAATCGCCGATTATCCCTTCACCACCCTCGCCCCGCAGCTGGGCGTGGTCAGCGTTGGTGATGCTGAATTCGTGCTGGCAGATATTCCCGGCCTCATCGAAGGCGCGGCAGAAGGCAAGGGCCTCGGCCTCAAATTCCTCGGCCATGTCGAGCGTTGCGGCGTGCTGCTGCACCTGATCGACGGCACGCAGGAAGACGTGGTGGACGCCTACACCATCGTGCGCACCGAACTCGAACAGTATGACGCAGAGCTGGCCGCCAAACCCGAAATTGTCGCCCTCAATAAATGCGACGCGCTTACGGAAAAAGAAATCAAAGCCAAGCAGAAAGCCCTCAAAAAGGCCTGCGGCGCGGATGTTTATACCATCTCCGCCGCCGCCCGCACCGACCTTGAGCCGCTGCTGGTGACGATGCTGCAAACCATCATCGACTATCGCGGCGTGCAAAAACCACCGGCCCTGCCCTTCTTCGTCACCGCCGGTGGCGGCGAGGAATAA
- the rpmA gene encoding 50S ribosomal protein L27, whose amino-acid sequence MAHKKAGGSSRNGRDSAGQRLGVKKFGGEHVVAGNIIIRQRGTTYHPGTGVGLGKDYTIFAVVDGQVLFSKKKGDKNVVSVVAAAA is encoded by the coding sequence ATGGCACATAAGAAAGCAGGCGGATCATCCCGCAACGGTCGTGACTCAGCCGGTCAGCGCCTTGGCGTGAAAAAATTCGGTGGTGAGCATGTTGTCGCTGGCAACATCATCATCCGCCAGCGTGGTACCACCTACCACCCGGGTACGGGCGTGGGCCTTGGCAAAGATTACACCATCTTCGCGGTGGTGGATGGCCAGGTGCTGTTCAGCAAGAAAAAAGGCGACAAAAACGTGGTTTCGGTTGTCGCGGCCGCGGCCTAA
- the pstA gene encoding phosphate ABC transporter permease PstA, which produces MSSATDITGTIAAGLARRHRRERRFRAYGVAALLFSGLMLAVLLVTIIRPGMQGFTRHELRLEIDTAPFAAILRDHPEQMDFYAHTNTMLRSMAGGVLDKVERQQLYRLIGFFSADTVKKQVMRAPQQWPDAVTVWIPLSDNADQLLKGHIDRTLDAALRPLNDRQIAWLDAWQQQGRIRSSFNWDFFSHGDSRAPEAAGFGGAVVGSLLTLLICLVLAFPVAIMAAITLEEFARKSRAAEWLEITINNLAAVPSIIYGLLGLSVFLQLFGMPRSSALVGGLTLAILILPVMIIAARASIRAVPPSMRAAATALGATRLQVVRHHVLPYALPGIMTGTILSICRALGETAPLLMIGMVAFVADIPRGVSDPATVMPVEIYLWASSPELGFVEKTSTAIMVLLVILLLLNVAAIRLRNASQKTWN; this is translated from the coding sequence ATGAGTAGCGCCACCGACATCACCGGCACCATCGCCGCGGGCCTTGCCCGGCGCCACCGGCGCGAGCGGCGTTTCCGGGCTTATGGCGTGGCGGCGCTGCTGTTTTCCGGGCTGATGCTGGCGGTGCTGCTGGTGACGATTATCCGCCCCGGCATGCAGGGTTTCACGCGGCATGAGTTGCGCCTTGAGATCGACACCGCACCGTTTGCCGCCATCCTGCGCGACCATCCGGAGCAGATGGATTTTTACGCCCACACCAACACCATGCTGCGCAGCATGGCCGGCGGTGTGCTGGATAAGGTCGAGCGCCAGCAGCTCTACCGGCTGATCGGTTTCTTCTCGGCGGATACGGTGAAAAAACAGGTCATGCGCGCACCGCAGCAATGGCCGGATGCGGTGACGGTCTGGATCCCGCTTTCGGACAATGCCGACCAGCTGCTCAAAGGCCATATCGACCGCACGCTGGATGCGGCGCTGCGCCCGCTCAACGACCGCCAGATCGCCTGGCTGGATGCGTGGCAGCAGCAGGGCCGCATCCGCTCCAGCTTCAACTGGGATTTCTTCAGCCATGGCGATAGCCGCGCGCCGGAAGCGGCCGGGTTCGGCGGCGCGGTAGTGGGCTCGTTGCTGACGCTGCTTATCTGCCTGGTGCTGGCCTTCCCGGTCGCCATTATGGCCGCCATCACGCTGGAAGAATTCGCCCGCAAATCGCGCGCCGCCGAGTGGCTGGAGATCACCATCAACAACCTCGCCGCGGTGCCCTCCATCATCTATGGCCTGCTCGGCCTGTCGGTATTTTTGCAGCTGTTCGGCATGCCGCGCTCCTCGGCGCTGGTGGGCGGGTTGACGCTGGCGATCCTCATCCTGCCGGTGATGATTATCGCCGCCCGCGCCTCGATCCGCGCCGTGCCGCCCAGCATGCGCGCGGCCGCCACCGCGCTTGGTGCCACCCGGCTGCAGGTGGTGCGCCACCATGTGCTGCCTTATGCGCTGCCGGGGATTATGACGGGCACCATTCTCAGTATCTGCCGGGCGCTGGGCGAAACCGCGCCGCTGCTGATGATTGGCATGGTCGCCTTCGTTGCCGATATTCCGCGCGGGGTGAGTGACCCGGCAACCGTGATGCCGGTGGAAATTTACCTCTGGGCATCGAGCCCCGAGCTTGGCTTTGTTGAAAAAACCTCGACTGCGATCATGGTGCTGCTCGTCATTTTGTTGCTTCTCAACGTGGCGGCGATTAGGTTGCGCAACGCAAGTCAGAAAACATGGAATTGA
- a CDS encoding gamma carbonic anhydrase family protein, protein MQAHPGAIILPYRGITPTIHPDAFIAPGAVVIGDVHIGADSNVWFGCVIRGDVNNIRIGMRTNIQDGSVIHVTRKTGPTTIGSNITIGHKVLLHACTLADDCFIGMGATVMDFATVEPGAFVAAGALVTPKKQVKSGEMWAGNPAKFFRPLSPEEAAFIPVSAQNYVDLSRDYRGL, encoded by the coding sequence ATGCAAGCTCACCCCGGCGCGATTATTCTCCCCTACCGCGGCATCACGCCGACGATCCATCCGGATGCGTTCATCGCGCCCGGGGCGGTGGTGATCGGCGATGTGCATATCGGGGCGGATAGCAATGTGTGGTTCGGCTGCGTGATTCGTGGGGATGTGAACAACATCCGCATCGGCATGCGCACCAATATTCAGGATGGCAGCGTCATCCATGTCACCCGCAAAACCGGGCCGACGACCATTGGCTCTAACATCACCATCGGCCACAAGGTGCTGCTGCATGCCTGCACGCTGGCGGATGATTGCTTCATCGGCATGGGCGCGACGGTGATGGATTTTGCGACTGTCGAGCCCGGCGCATTTGTTGCCGCCGGAGCACTGGTGACGCCGAAAAAACAGGTCAAATCCGGCGAAATGTGGGCGGGCAACCCGGCCAAATTCTTCCGCCCGCTCAGCCCGGAAGAAGCGGCATTCATCCCCGTATCGGCCCAGAATTATGTCGATTTATCGAGGGACTATAGAGGCTTATAG
- the phaC gene encoding class I poly(R)-hydroxyalkanoic acid synthase, whose amino-acid sequence MTKTAKKPMTDDSEQPIDAQHFMENMARAGDIWQRILQATTAHQLAKPMTLGHSDPRSMAESAMQMARSISINPEKLAQSQLDLMNDHLKLWQWWTGKLLGKTESESSYVAVSPKDRRFNDPAWSNSAVFDYIKQNYLVNARWLQDMVGNIDGLNAHDKQKLSFFTRQYVDAVAPSNFAFTNPEVMRTMIETNGDSVVSGLTNFLSDIEKGDGNFRISMTDERAFTMGENIATATGSVVYENDLMQLIQYAPTTEKVYATPLLLLPAWINKYYIFDLTAERSFIQWLTKKGYNVFVVSWVNPDEKLGRKNFEDYLRQGPLAALDVIENITGSKQTSIIGYCLGGTLSAISLAYLKAIGESERVASVTYLTTLVDFADAGEISVFIDETQLEALEGRMSERGYLDASEMATTFNMLRANDLIWSFMVNNYLLGKQPFPFDLLYWNADSTRMPATMHAFYLRNMYQHNQLIKPGGITLLDVPINLARIKTPSYILATREDHIAPWTSSYAATQVYDGECVFTLADSGHVAGVINPPVKKKYCYWVSDKLPPKPADWLKNAKEHPGSWWDHWHQWQSKRAGAMVKAKKPGNARYKAIEPAPGRYAKVKA is encoded by the coding sequence ATGACCAAAACAGCCAAAAAACCGATGACCGACGACAGCGAACAGCCCATCGATGCCCAGCATTTCATGGAGAACATGGCGCGCGCCGGGGATATCTGGCAACGCATCCTGCAAGCGACCACCGCGCACCAACTGGCCAAGCCGATGACGCTGGGCCATTCCGACCCGCGCAGCATGGCGGAATCCGCGATGCAGATGGCGCGCAGCATTTCCATCAACCCGGAAAAACTGGCGCAATCGCAGCTCGACCTGATGAACGACCATCTCAAGCTCTGGCAATGGTGGACGGGCAAACTGCTCGGCAAAACCGAGTCCGAAAGTTCGTATGTCGCGGTGTCGCCCAAAGACCGCCGCTTCAACGACCCGGCATGGAGCAACAGCGCGGTGTTCGACTATATTAAGCAGAACTACCTCGTCAATGCGCGCTGGCTGCAGGATATGGTCGGCAATATCGATGGGCTGAACGCGCATGATAAGCAGAAGCTCAGCTTCTTCACCCGCCAATATGTGGATGCGGTGGCGCCGAGCAACTTTGCATTCACCAATCCGGAAGTGATGCGCACGATGATCGAGACCAACGGCGACAGCGTCGTTTCGGGCCTCACCAATTTCCTCAGCGACATCGAAAAAGGCGACGGCAATTTCCGCATCTCGATGACGGATGAGCGCGCTTTCACCATGGGCGAAAACATCGCCACCGCCACCGGCAGCGTGGTCTATGAAAACGACCTGATGCAGCTGATCCAATATGCGCCTACGACCGAGAAGGTCTATGCCACGCCGCTGCTGCTGCTGCCGGCATGGATCAATAAATACTATATCTTCGACCTCACCGCCGAGCGCTCCTTCATCCAATGGCTGACGAAAAAGGGCTACAACGTGTTCGTCGTCAGCTGGGTGAACCCGGACGAAAAACTCGGCCGCAAAAATTTCGAGGATTACCTGCGCCAGGGCCCGCTCGCGGCGCTCGATGTGATCGAGAACATCACCGGCAGCAAACAAACATCCATCATCGGCTATTGCCTGGGCGGCACGCTCAGCGCCATCAGCCTGGCCTATCTCAAGGCGATTGGTGAATCGGAACGCGTGGCCTCCGTCACCTACCTCACCACGCTGGTCGATTTTGCGGATGCGGGCGAGATTTCGGTATTCATCGATGAAACCCAGCTCGAAGCGCTCGAAGGCCGCATGAGCGAGCGCGGCTATCTCGATGCGTCGGAAATGGCGACCACCTTCAACATGCTGCGCGCCAACGATCTGATCTGGTCGTTCATGGTCAATAATTACCTGCTGGGCAAACAGCCCTTCCCGTTCGACCTGCTCTACTGGAACGCTGATTCCACCCGCATGCCCGCCACCATGCACGCGTTTTACCTGCGCAACATGTACCAGCATAACCAGCTCATCAAACCCGGCGGCATCACGCTGCTGGATGTGCCGATCAACCTCGCCCGCATCAAAACGCCGAGCTATATTCTGGCAACGCGCGAGGATCACATCGCGCCGTGGACATCTTCGTACGCCGCCACCCAGGTTTATGACGGCGAATGCGTCTTCACCCTGGCGGATTCAGGCCATGTGGCCGGTGTCATCAACCCGCCGGTGAAGAAGAAATACTGCTACTGGGTGAGCGACAAACTGCCGCCCAAACCTGCCGACTGGCTGAAAAACGCCAAGGAACATCCCGGCAGCTGGTGGGACCACTGGCACCAATGGCAAAGCAAACGTGCCGGCGCGATGGTGAAAGCCAAGAAACCCGGCAACGCCCGCTATAAGGCCATCGAGCCCGCACCGGGCCGCTATGCAAAGGTGAAGGCGTAG
- the pstB gene encoding phosphate ABC transporter ATP-binding protein PstB, whose protein sequence is MQNNPTIQARDVDVFYGAKQALFSVSLDVAAKSVTAFIGPSGCGKSTFLRCINRMNDLIPGCRVTGSITLDGGDIHDRALDVVLLRARVGMVFQKPNPFPKSIYENVAYGPRIHGLAKNKTDLDGIVEQSLRGAALWDEVKDRLNAPGTGLSGGQQQRLCIARTMAVSPEVILMDEPCSALDPIATGKVEDLIAELQKDYTLIIVTHSMAQARRVAQTTAFFHMGKLIETGATDQMFEAPHHQQTKDYITGRYG, encoded by the coding sequence ATGCAGAACAACCCCACCATCCAGGCCCGCGATGTTGACGTGTTTTACGGCGCAAAACAGGCGTTGTTTTCGGTGTCGCTGGATGTCGCGGCAAAAAGCGTCACCGCCTTCATCGGCCCGTCGGGCTGCGGCAAATCGACCTTCCTGCGCTGCATCAACCGCATGAACGACCTGATCCCCGGCTGCCGCGTCACCGGGTCGATCACGCTCGATGGCGGCGATATCCACGACCGCGCGCTCGATGTGGTGCTGCTGCGCGCCCGCGTCGGCATGGTGTTCCAGAAGCCCAACCCGTTCCCCAAATCGATTTACGAAAACGTCGCCTACGGCCCGCGCATCCACGGTCTTGCCAAAAACAAGACGGATCTGGATGGAATTGTCGAGCAATCGCTGCGTGGTGCGGCCTTGTGGGACGAGGTGAAAGACCGCCTCAACGCGCCGGGCACCGGGCTTTCCGGTGGTCAGCAGCAGCGCTTATGCATCGCCCGCACCATGGCCGTCAGCCCGGAAGTGATTTTGATGGATGAGCCATGCTCCGCGCTCGACCCGATTGCGACCGGCAAGGTCGAGGACCTCATCGCCGAGCTACAGAAGGATTACACCCTCATTATCGTCACCCACTCGATGGCGCAGGCGCGCCGCGTGGCGCAAACCACCGCGTTTTTCCATATGGGGAAACTCATCGAAACCGGCGCCACCGACCAGATGTTCGAGGCGCCGCACCATCAGCAAACCAAGGATTACATCACCGGACGCTATGGGTGA
- the rplM gene encoding 50S ribosomal protein L13, with the protein MKTYSATPKDIKKDWVMIDAEGVVLGRLASYVAKVLRGKHKPSFTPNQDCGDHVVIVNADKVKLTGRKRGKKVYYYHTGYAGGIKERSAEHILSGEHPERVMEKAIERMMPKDSPLARAQSKHLHIYNGSEHPHAGQSPKVIDFAAMNEKNAR; encoded by the coding sequence ATGAAAACGTACTCGGCAACGCCGAAAGATATTAAAAAAGACTGGGTCATGATCGACGCTGAAGGCGTGGTTCTGGGCCGTCTGGCCAGCTATGTCGCCAAGGTTCTCCGTGGCAAACACAAGCCGTCCTTCACCCCCAACCAGGATTGCGGCGACCATGTCGTGATCGTGAACGCGGACAAAGTGAAGCTGACCGGCCGCAAACGTGGCAAAAAGGTCTATTACTACCACACCGGTTATGCCGGCGGTATTAAAGAGCGTTCGGCCGAGCACATCCTGTCGGGCGAGCATCCGGAACGCGTGATGGAAAAAGCCATCGAGCGCATGATGCCCAAAGACAGCCCGCTTGCCCGCGCTCAGAGCAAGCATCTGCATATCTATAATGGCAGCGAGCACCCGCATGCGGGTCAATCACCGAAAGTGATCGATTTCGCCGCGATGAACGAAAAAAACGCACGATAA
- the argC gene encoding N-acetyl-gamma-glutamyl-phosphate reductase encodes MTKTIPTAILGASGYTGAELLRLLQNHPAFRIVALTGDSQAGKPMDAVYPHLRGRDLPVLVKHTEVDFLTIELVFCCLPHGTTQEIIAALPPHVRIVDLSADFRLEDPAAYAQWYGHAHRATALQQTAVYGLTEHARAQLKTARLVANPGCYPTSILLPMLPLIAAQLVVPASINANSMSGVSGAGRSAKQEMLFTELDGGVSAYGIGSHRHMAEMDQELNRASGQANRIGFTPHLVPITRGMLSTIHATLTPGTTVEQARDCLTARYAAEPFVTVLASGSPSTHQVRGTNQCFLSVHAGRNAGELIIVSVIDNLVKGASGQALQNANLMFGLPETTNLELTAVFP; translated from the coding sequence ATGACCAAAACCATTCCCACCGCCATTCTGGGCGCTTCCGGCTATACCGGGGCGGAGCTGCTGCGGCTGCTGCAAAACCACCCGGCCTTCCGCATAGTCGCCCTCACCGGCGACAGCCAGGCCGGCAAGCCGATGGACGCGGTGTATCCCCATCTGCGCGGGCGCGACCTGCCGGTGCTGGTGAAGCATACGGAAGTGGATTTCTTGACCATCGAACTCGTGTTCTGCTGCCTGCCGCACGGCACCACGCAGGAGATCATCGCCGCCCTGCCACCGCATGTGCGCATTGTCGATCTCTCGGCCGATTTCCGGCTGGAGGACCCGGCCGCCTACGCGCAATGGTATGGCCATGCCCACCGCGCCACCGCCTTACAGCAAACCGCCGTCTACGGCCTCACCGAACATGCCCGCGCGCAGCTGAAAACCGCGCGGCTGGTCGCCAATCCCGGCTGCTACCCGACCTCGATCCTGCTGCCCATGCTACCGCTCATCGCCGCGCAGCTGGTTGTTCCGGCGAGCATCAACGCCAACTCCATGTCGGGCGTTTCGGGCGCGGGCCGCAGCGCCAAACAGGAAATGCTGTTTACCGAGCTGGATGGTGGCGTTTCCGCCTACGGCATCGGCAGCCACCGCCACATGGCGGAGATGGATCAGGAGCTCAACCGCGCGTCCGGTCAGGCCAACCGCATCGGCTTCACGCCGCATCTGGTGCCCATCACCCGCGGCATGCTCTCGACCATCCACGCCACCCTCACACCAGGCACCACGGTAGAGCAGGCGCGCGACTGCCTCACTGCGCGTTATGCCGCCGAGCCGTTCGTCACCGTGCTTGCCAGCGGCAGCCCCAGCACCCATCAGGTGCGCGGCACCAACCAGTGTTTCCTATCCGTCCATGCGGGCCGCAACGCGGGCGAGCTGATTATCGTTTCGGTGATCGATAACCTCGTCAAAGGCGCCTCCGGCCAAGCCTTGCAAAACGCCAACCTGATGTTCGGCCTACCCGAAACCACCAACCTTGAACTGACGGCGGTATTTCCGTGA
- a CDS encoding phage minor head protein encodes MGITETRVYQKAFQHYLRHGTPIELSLKAMMHEMPLYIWHTQGDDKVRSAHAANDGKIFAWAHPPSTANPGEEPGCRCWAESVEVDTTPLDILALLSGAGLVRRVGMRIVRRVGEGVIRRVGQRNEAPSSTVEPQLNDTRTWPKPPREGRFKEADPSRSKPRARGEKSLYDKDGGEWRYAPEDKYHNAHWDYKPAGEKQAWQNIKIDNKPILKQ; translated from the coding sequence ATGGGCATTACCGAAACCCGGGTCTACCAGAAAGCATTCCAGCACTATTTACGGCACGGCACGCCCATCGAGCTATCCCTCAAGGCGATGATGCATGAGATGCCGCTCTATATTTGGCATACGCAAGGGGATGACAAAGTCCGCTCGGCGCATGCGGCCAATGATGGCAAAATTTTTGCGTGGGCACATCCGCCTTCGACCGCTAATCCCGGTGAGGAGCCCGGATGCCGCTGTTGGGCAGAGTCGGTGGAGGTGGATACGACGCCGCTCGATATCCTCGCCTTGCTTTCGGGTGCAGGGCTTGTAAGGCGGGTGGGGATGCGCATTGTCAGGAGGGTGGGCGAGGGCGTTATAAGGAGGGTAGGGCAGAGAAATGAGGCACCATCTTCAACGGTAGAACCACAATTAAACGATACCAGGACCTGGCCCAAGCCACCTAGGGAAGGGCGGTTTAAGGAAGCGGATCCTTCGCGAAGTAAACCCCGGGCAAGAGGCGAAAAAAGCCTTTATGACAAAGATGGTGGAGAGTGGCGATATGCACCCGAAGACAAATACCACAATGCGCATTGGGATTATAAGCCCGCGGGCGAAAAGCAAGCTTGGCAAAATATTAAGATTGATAATAAGCCAATTTTAAAACAATAG